CTttgtttcatctttttttccatGGCTTAAGGTACAAACTCTCAAATAATCATTGATAAGAGGCAATCGCTGGCATAGGTTTCCTTAAACACAGTCTAGGTCAATCCAGGTCATGAAGAAGAGGTTAGAAGACCTTCTGGAAGACTTTGACTCCATCTTCGGACGAGCCCGTTCTAGTTGAAgagcaatttattattatttttttgttcttttattgtTTTGAGGAGCAAACCCAATTTTGTCTCCTTGTATTTGCAGATTGATGACAGATGAGGCTTACTGAGATATTAGAAGTTtttttgtcttgaaaaaaaaccccatcattCATTCTTAAGTTTGTCTGGAAATCTCTTTGCTAACTTGTAGTCTATGTAAGTGCTGAGACAGGACCATAACAGGAATctggatataataataataacaaggaGGAACATCAAGATGGCAGATTCCATATTCCAACGGCAATTAGATATCAGAGATAAGAAAGATGGGGGGAAAAAGCAAGGTGACCCCGTCTGATGGTGCTTTATAGTCCTGCAATCTCAAATTATTGGAATATTGCTTC
The nucleotide sequence above comes from Spea bombifrons isolate aSpeBom1 chromosome 10, aSpeBom1.2.pri, whole genome shotgun sequence. Encoded proteins:
- the SMIM38 gene encoding small integral membrane protein 38, giving the protein MESAILMFLLVIIIISRFLLWSCLSTYIDYKLAKRFPDKLKNE